From the genome of Lotus japonicus ecotype B-129 chromosome 6, LjGifu_v1.2, one region includes:
- the LOC130726447 gene encoding auxin-responsive protein SAUR36-like → MRFKLGKRVTRHKMDLQEVQYPTRITPIESNPGENRQRKHHGEASHVGSEADQRSKVTLREKRVRLHSGRIRPGSGKDLAVYVGQKDGEFHRVLVSVVYCNHPLFGDLLREAEREYGFHHPGGITIPCRVTEFERVKTRIESGSGVRGGLVRRRCC, encoded by the coding sequence ATGCGATTCAAACTCGGCAAGCGCGTGACCCGGCACAAAATGGATCTTCAAGAGGTTCAATACCCGACCCGGATAACACCGATTGAATCCAACCCCGGCGAGAATCGGCAACGGAAGCACCATGGCGAAGCTTCTCACGTGGGGTCGGAGGCTGACCAAAGGAGCAAAGTCACTCTGCGCGAGAAACGGGTCAGGTTACATTCCGGTAGGATCCGACCCGGATCAGGGAAAGACTTGGCGGTGTACGTGGGGCAGAAAGACGGCGAGTTTCACCGCGTTCTGGTGTCGGTGGTGTACTGCAACCACCCTTTGTTCGGGGATTTGTTGAGGGAAGCGGAGAGGGAGTACGGGTTTCACCACCCGGGTGGGATCACGATTCCTTGCCGGGTCACCGAGTTTGAACGCGTGAAGACCCGAATTGAGTCCGGGTCGGGTGTCCGTGGCGGTTTGGTGCGGCGGCGATGTTGTTGA